tgtctgtgtgtctagtcTAAACtaacccagtctgtctgtgtgtctcctgtccccAGGTGCCTCCCTATCAGAGCCATGTCACTGGGCAGCAGgggaagcagtagcagcagcgGAGGTAGAGGTGTCAACCTCCCAGTGGAGGTGTGGCGTGTGGTCCTGGCCTacctccccctcccagagctggGCCGTTGCAGCCTGGTGTGCAGGGCCTGGAGAGAGCTGATCCTCTCCCTGGATAACACCCGTTGGAGACAGCTCTGCCTGGGCCTGCCCGAGTGTCCTCGACACCCCAACTGGCCCAGGTACTGAAGTGGAGATGGACGTTCTCTGAACTACGAAAGGTCCTCGTTGACATTCTCTAACCcccgtgtgtctctctgtctgtccccccccccccagccgaCCCCACCTGGAGCCCTCATCCTGGAGAGAAGCCCTGAGACAGCACGCCATCGCCAGTCGTACCTGGTCCCGCCACGCCCACCCTGAGCTCCAGCCCTCCGCCTGCCTTCACCTGTTCCGccggaggaaggagaggagggtgtggCAGGTGGGGTCGGGGCTGGAGCTGGAGACGCTGAGGGGGGCGTTGGGGGTCGCTGGGTCGTACGACCGGGTGGTACTGCACCCCGGGGTGTATGAGGAGCAGGCAGAGTTGGTGCTGAAGGTGatacctgttagtatctgttaatgcCTGTTAgtacctgttagtatctgttaatacctgttagtatctgttagtatctgttagtaCCTGTTAgtacctgttagtatctgttaatacctgttagtatctgttaatacctgttagtatctgttagtatctgttaatgcCTGTTAgtacctgttagtatctgttaatatctgttaatatctgtcaatatctgttagtatctgttagtatctgttaatatctgttaatatctgttagtatctgttaatatatTAGTACCTTAATGCCTGTTAGTACctgttaatatctgttagtatctgttaatatatTAGTATGTTAATGCCTGTTAgtacctgttagtatctgttaataccTGTTAgtacctgttagtatctgttaatgcctgttagtatctgttagtatctatcaatatctgttagtatctgttaatatctgttagtatctgttaatatctgttaataTATTAGTACCTTAAtgcctgttagtatctgttagtatctgttaatatctgttaataTATTAGTACGTTAAtgcctgttagtatctgttagtatctgttaatgcctgttagtatctgttagtaCCTGTTAGTATCGGTTAATGCCTGTTAgtacctgttagtatctgttaatgcctgttagtatctgttaatatctgttagtatctgttaatatctgttaataTATTAGTACCTTAAtgcctgttagtatctgttaatgcctgttagtatctgttaatacctgttagtatctgttaatatctgttaatatctgtcaatatctgttaatatctgttagtatctgttagtatctgttaatatctgttaataTATTAGTACCTTAATGCATGTTagtatctgttagtatctgttaatgcctgttagtatctgttagtacctgttagtatctgttaatgcctgttagtatctgttagtatctatcaatatctgttagtatctgttaatatctgttagtatctgttaatatctgttaataTATTAGTACCTTAAtgcctgttagtatctgttaatatatTAGTACATtaatatctgttagtatctgttagtatctgttaatatctgttagtatctgttaatatctgttaatatctgttagtatctgttaatatctgttagtatctgttagtatctgttagtatctgttagtatctgttaatatctgttagtatctgttaatatctgttaatGCCCATTAGTAtatgttagtatctgttaatgcCTGTTAgtacctgttagtatctgttaatatctgttaatatctgttggtatctgttaatatctgttaatatctgttaataCATTAGTATCTtaatatctgttagtatctgttaatatctgttaataTGTTAATATATTAGTATCTTAATATCTGTTCATAtttgttagtatctgttaatatatTAGTACCTTAAtgtctgttagtatctgttaatatatTAGTACCTTAAtgcctgttagtatctgttaatatctgttagtatctgttaatatctgttagtatctgttaatatctgttagtatctgttaatatatTAGTACCTTAATGCCTtttagtatctgttaatatctgttagtatctgttaatatctgttaatatatgttaatatctgttactatctgttaatatctgttagtatctgttaatatctgttaatgtctgttagtatctgttagtatctgttaatatatTAGTACCTTAAtgtctgttagtatctgttagtatctgttaatatatTAGTACCTTAAtgcctgttagtatctgttaatatctgttagtatctgttagtatctgttagtgtctgttaatatctgttagtatctgttaatatctgttagtaTATGTTActatctgttaatatctgttaataTATTAGTGTCTGTTAATATCTTTTAGTATCATGTATTGTAATAAGATCTGCAATTTGATAGATGAAAATATTGACCTTTGACCCTGCCAGGTGCCTGTGGaggtggtggggttagggaggCTGGGGGACGTGGCTCTCCTGGTCAGTCTGGAGCAGCAGTGTCCCACAGCCAGGCTGTCCAACCTGGTCTTCATGCCTGCATGGTTCTCCTCCGTTGTATACAAGGTACATCCAATCAGATCACATTGTATACAAGGTACATCCAATCAGATCACATTTagatctccctcctccctaccctccctctccctatacAAGGTACATCCAATCAGATCACATTTcgatctccctcctccctaccctccctctccctatacAAGGTACATCCAATCAGATCACATTTcgatctccctcctccctaccctccctccccctatacAAGGTACATCCAATCAGATCACATTTagatctccctcctccctaccctccctctcccaaTACAAGGTACGTCCAATCAGATCACATTTagatctccctcctccctaccctccctctccctatacAAGGTACATCCAATCAGATCAcatttagaaaaccctttttacAACAGAATATGTGacagtccctctccctcctcctgccttctacctcctccctcctcctcctgccctctacctcctccctctccctatacAAGGCACATCCAATCAGATCACATTGAGATCTcccccctccctaccctccctctccctatacAAGGTACATCCAATCAGATCAcatttagaaaaccctttttacAACAGAACAGAATGTGacagtccctctccctcctcctgccttctacctcctccctcctcctcctgccctctacctcctcctgccctctacctcctccctcccactcctaccctctacctcctccctcctcctcctgccctctaccacctccctgccctctacctcctcctgccctctacctcctccccccctcctgccctctacctcctccctaccccctacctcctgccctctccctcctccttcctcctcctgccctctacctcctccctctacctcctccttcatcctcctgccctctacctcctccttcctcctcctgccctctacctcctccctctacctcctccttcatcctcctgccctctacctcctccttcatcctcctgccctctacctcctccttcaccctcctgccctctacctcctccctttctctcctaccctctactccctcctccctccacctcctaccctctacatcctccctcctcctcttaccctctactccctcctgccctccaccTCCTGCCCTCCTACCCCTACCCTCTACATCCTCCTGCCCTCCACCTCCTGCCCTCTACATcctcctaccctctccctcctaccctctactccctcctccccctcctgccctctacctcctccctaccccctacctcctgccctctccctcctccttcctcctcctgccctctacctcctccctctacctcctccttcatcctcctgccctctacctcctccttcctcctcctgccctctacctcctccctctacctcctccttcatcctcctgccctctacctcctccttcaccctcctgccctctacctcctccctttctctcctaccctctactccctcctcccctccacctcctaccctctacatcctccctcctcctcttaccctctactccctcctgccctccacTTCCTGCCCTCCTACTCCTACCCTCTACATCCTCCTGCCCTCCACCTCCTGCCCTCTACATcctcctaccctctccctcctaccctctactccctcctgccctccaccTCCTGCCCTCTACATCCTCCTGccctctatctcctccctctccctcctaccctctacctcctccctcctcctcctgccctctacaTCCTCCTGCCCTCCACCTCCTGCCCTCTACATCCTCCtgccctctatctccctccttctcctccctaccctctacctcctccctcctcctcctgccctctacaTCCTCCCTGCCCTCtacatcctccctctcccctcctaccctctacctcctccctccctcctcctaccctctacctcccccctccacctcctgccctctacatcctcctgcccctctccctcctaccctctacatcctcctaccctctacctcctccctctcccctcccctgccctcctccctccctcctcctcccaccctccctccctccacctcctaccctctactccctccGGCCCTCCACCTCCTGCCCTCTACATCCTcctgccctctcccctctccctccacccagaCGTCGTCAGGTCATGTCCAGTTGGACAACTGTAATTTCGAGCTCAGCTGCAGATCCGGGCCAGGAACCTGCCACGCCCGCTTCTGTTCATTCTCACAGGAAGCTCACCCACTTCCTGGGCGTGGCCCTCAGCCTGTTGGATAGCTGTGATTTCTCAGGAAGTGATTGGCGTCCGTGACAGGTTGATGGCGCTCCAGTGATGGAGGCGGAACTGGAAGCCTGTAAACACTTAGCCTCTCTAGGCTTGAATCACCACATCCTGGACCTCGCCTGGGAGCGGTAGCCCAGCTAGGGACACCTTGGACGGGCATTCAGGAGCCACACAGCCCCCTGGGGCTACCATCACCCTGGAGGACTGGGAGCAAAGGAAacggagagcaggaggagaggaggaagggaaggaaggaaggggaggaaggagtgTGTCAGGATACTGTGATTGAGGACGGCTGGAGCGGCAGCGCTCCTGAGgcgaggaagggaagaggagggaaaaggagagggaaggtTCAGGACAAGGCAATAACAGTGTAAACTACAGACTGGCCCATTCCTGTCTGGCTCTCTCATCTCCTCAGGCCAACCAGGGGGCGTCTCCCGGCTTCCCTCGCTTTGACCCCTGGTAAGGGAGGCAGCCGAGAGCTCCGACGCGACCCGGGGCCCAGGCGTTGATCGAGACGGTGCAGGGGTGCGTGCTGAGGCGCTGCCTGTTTCGGGACGGCAAGGGGCGGTGTGCACGTGTGTAACCACGGAAACGCCAGGTTGGAAAGAAGCATGTTCGGGGCTGACCTATGCCGTGGCGCTGCATCAGAAGCATACGGTAACCAGATGGGCTGCCCGATCTGATatgatgggttggttgattggttgatggttgattgattgattggttgatgggttgattgatgggttggttgattggttgatgggttgattgggttggttgattggttgatgggttgattgatgggttggttgattggttgatgggTTGATGGATTCATTgattggtggttggttgttgagGTTGATGGGTTTGTTGATGGAatttggttgattggttgatgggtttgttgatgggttggcGAACTTTGTTGatgggttgattgattgattgattggttgcagtttggttggttggttgatgggttggttggttgatgggtttgttgatgggttggttgttgATGGGTTtggatgggttggttggttgatggttGATTGATttgtttgttgatgggttggtttgttgatgggttggttgatgggtttgttgatgggttggtttgttgatgggttgggatttgtttgttgatgggttggttgggttggttgatgggttggttgattgatgggttggttgatgggtttgttgatgggttgttgattgatgggttggtttggtttggttttgttgatgggttggtttgttgatgggttgggttggttgttgttgatgttggttggttggttgatgggttggtttgttgataGGTTGGTTTGTTGATGGAGTTGgttttgttgatgggttggttgatggattggttgatgggttggtttgttgattTGGTTTGTtgatggtttgttgatgggttggttttTGGTTGATGGAGTTTGGTTgatttggttggttggtttggtttttgttgatgggttggttggttgggtttgttggttgatgggttggttggttgatgggatttggttgattgattgatgggtttgttgatgggttggttggatgggtttgttgatgggttggttgattgatgggttggtttgttgatgggttggttggttgatgggttggtttgttgatgggttggttgatgggttggttggtgggttggttgatgggttggttggttggtgggtttgttgatgggttggttggttggttgatgggttggttggttgatgggttggttgatgggttggtttgttgatgggttggtgggttgatgggttggttggttgatgggttggttggttgatgggttggttggttgatgggttggttggttgatgggtttgttgatgggttggttggttgatgggttggtttgttgatgggttggtttgttgatgggttggttggttgatgggttggttggttgatgggttggtttgttgatgggttggttggttgatgggttggtttgttgatgggttggtggGTTGATGGGTTGAttggtgggttggttggttgatgggttggttggttgatgggttggttggttgatgggttggttggtgggttggttgatgggttggttggttgatgggttggttggttgatgggttggtttgttgatgggttggttggttgatgggttggttggttgatgggttggttggttgatgggttggtttgttgatgggttggttggttgatgggttggtgggttgatgggttggttggttgatgggttggttggttgatgggttggtgggttgatgggttggttggttggttggttggttggtgggttggttggttggttggttggttggttggtgggttggttgatgggttggttggttgatgggttggttggttgatgggttggttggttgattggttggttggttgatgggttggttggttgatgggttggttggttgatgggttggttgatgggttggttgatgggttggttggttgatgggttggttgatgggttggttggttgatgggttggttggttgatgggttggttggttgatgggttggtttgttgatgggttggttggttgatgggttggttggttgatgggttggttggttgatgggttggttggttgatgggttggttggttggttgatgggttggttggttgg
The DNA window shown above is from Oncorhynchus keta strain PuntledgeMale-10-30-2019 unplaced genomic scaffold, Oket_V2 Un_contig_6966_pilon_pilon, whole genome shotgun sequence and carries:
- the LOC127926145 gene encoding LOW QUALITY PROTEIN: F-box only protein 10-like (The sequence of the model RefSeq protein was modified relative to this genomic sequence to represent the inferred CDS: inserted 4 bases in 2 codons) gives rise to the protein MSLGSRGSSSSSGGRGVNLPVEVWRVVLAYLPLPELGRCSLVCRAWRELILSLDNTRWRQLCLGLPECPRHPNWPSRPHLEPSSWREALRQHAIASRTWSRHAHPELQPSACLHLFRRRKERRVWQVGSGLELETLRGALGVAGSYDRVVLHPGVYEEQAELVLKVPVEVVGLGRLGDVALLVSLEQQCPTARLSNLVFMPAWFSSVVYKTSSGHVQLDNCNFELSCRSGPGTCHARFCSFSQEAXTHFLGVALSLLDSCDFSGSDWRPEAAESSDATRGPGVDRDGAGVRAEALPVSGRQGAVCTCVTTETPGWKEACSGLTYAVALHQKHTCNRIHSGLRSGIVVLGNGRGSIRSNQIYNNKEAGVYILFNGNPVVSGNHIFQGQAAGIAVNENGQRENVIRENQWGGADIRRGGDPVLRNNYICHGYSDGVVVGERGRGLIEGNHIYNNKGCGVWLMSSSLPQLLGNYITHNRMYGLAVFCRKDXLTGRDQGSGQENFHEEGELLAWEGDLDSEDERLSARRSISTALVEGNCISRNGGETVDTVEPQWRRDCRAAMEVRL